Below is a genomic region from Belonocnema kinseyi isolate 2016_QV_RU_SX_M_011 chromosome 4, B_treatae_v1, whole genome shotgun sequence.
aaattacgaaCCGAAGGGcataatatacaaaaaaacatttataaggaataatattttatttaacaaattttttcgcctaaattaaatctacaaattttcttagaaccaCCTTATGCTAGGATacgtattttaaatttgaatcgtaaaaaataacattgaaaataaacgatTTGAATTTTTGGAGTAACGAAACAAGTTGCAGTGAAAtgcatgtacctgaagttctgaacgttcaagtgaacgaaatgaaaaaaatatttttttttctgaaattagcctaGCGGAGGCCTAGGGGCAACACAGAATGTGccgaatgaccgcctttatacactttttaatccaataaaagaTAGTATTAATTTACCATGtcgtaaaacaagttttttttagtgaGGTAACAGCCGCCggacagaatatttaaaaccacaccTAGTTtaacaaaatcagaaaatcgtcaaaatgaacacctttacacagttttttttcgagttaaaaatacttttaatttcccTTGTTGTAAGACAAGTTTTTTTAGAGGGGTAAGAGCCGCTGGAAAGCATATTTAAAACTACCtttagtgtatcaaaatcagaaaattgtcaaaatgaacgcctttatacagtttttctcGAGTTGAAAATAcctttaatttaccttgttatagaacaagttttctCAGCGGGGTAAGAGccaccggaaagaatatttaaaactacccttagtgtatcaaaatctgaaaatcgtcgaaatgaccgcctttatacagtttttttcgagttaaaaatacttttaatttaccttattatagaacaagttttttcagtggggtaagagccCCACACTAGGTTTTTTGATACACTAGGATTTTGATAcgctaggggtggttttaaatattctttccggcagctcttacccccctgaaaaaacttgttctataacaagataaattaaaagtatttttaacgcgaaaaaactgtataaaggatgacattttgacgattttctgattttgatacactaggggtggttttaaatattctttccggtggCTCTTATCCcaatgaaaaaacttgttctataaaaaggtatattaaaagtatttttaactcggaaaaaactgtataaaggcggtcatttcgacgattttctgattttgatacaataggggtggttttaaatattctttccggtggctcttacccagctgaaaaaaacttgttctataacaatgtaaattaaaagtatttttaactcgaataacaactgtataaaggcggtcatttcgacgattttctgattttgatacactaggggtggctttaaatattctttcggGTCCCCTCTGAAAAAACTTGccctataacaaggtaaattaaaagtatttttaactcggaaaaaaaactgtataaaggaggtcatttcgacgattttctgattttgatacactaggggtggttttaaatattctttccggtggctcttacccccctgaaataAATTGTTGtgtaacaaggtaaattaaaagtatttttaattcgaaaaaactgtataaaggaggtcatttcgacgattttctgattttgatacactaggggtggttttaaatattctttccggtggCTCTTAACCCGCTGAAAatcttgttctataacaaggtaaattaaaagtacttttaactcgaataaaaactgtataaaggcgttcattttgacgattttctggtATTGTTACACTAGGGGTGATTTTAGTTATTCTTTCCAGCGGCTTTTACCCcaatgaaaaaacttgttttacgatatgggaaattaaaaatatcttttattggataaaacgtgtataaaggcggtcattcggCACATTCTGTGTTGCCCCTATCTGCATTACACTTTATGGTGttttaccttaaaaaaaaattttgtttgagatTTTCTCGTATAATACTCATTTTTATGCTTAGCTGAACTAATTCTAATtaggctaatttcagaaaaaaaattcttttttcatttcgttcatttgaacgttcggaacttcaggtacatgtaAAATgcttaataacaatttatttctttcaaTAGGATGCGCaccttttttaattctaaaaataagacaatgaaaatacttttgcttcaatataccaatgcatattatcaattataataatataaatttatataaatgatatatatttttcagggtagctaagaGTAAAACTCAATGCAAAGTAAGaaacaaatatgaaattaatcatacgagggtagttcaataagtccttagaatgaagtataaaaacaattttttctgggtaaatttttttttatttttcaacataatctccttggaactctatacacttggtcaatcgcttttcaagtttttttaatccttcagaaaagtgcgttttNNNNNNNNNNNNNNNNNNNNNNNNNNNNNNNNNNNNNNNNNNNNNNNNNNNNNNNNNNNNNNNNNNNNNNNNNNNNNNNNNNNNNNNNNNNNNNNNNNNNtatcgacctaaaaggagagtatgttgaaaaataaaaccgactttggccaaaaaacgtctccgtgtttcatttttcagggacttatcagactgcctagtatctacCGCAATTGTTTATATTCAAGACCGAAAAGGCAGGTTACACGAATGCAGAGCATTATTAGACACGGGATCACAACCTCACTTAATAACTCAGGATTTGTGCCGTAAACTCGACCTTCCCACTTCCACGGTTAACATGACAGTGTCAGGAGTCGAGCCGATCGGAATTAAACTACATAAACAAACTCGCGCTGTCATAAAATCTAAACTCGGTAGATATCAAACCTCTTTGCGATGTTTAGTCACTAGTCGGATTACTAACTACGTACCAATTGCACCGCGAGACTTGGATGGCATCATCGTTCCGTCGGACATTAAATTAACCGATCCCACAATTAAAAATCCTCACATTGATCTTCTTATCGGGGCTGGATTATTCTGGGATTTGCTATGCATTGGGCAGATTAGGGTTCGTCCAGAAGGTCCGTTACTGCAAAAGACTCTATTAGGATGGATTCTGGCGGGTAAATTGTCACCCTTGAACGCTTCCAAGGACACTAGAACTACGTGTCATCTCATCACAAACGAACAGTTGCATCACCAAGTTGAGAAACTCTGGGAAGTAGAACAGGTGTTTGACAGTAAAGGCAAAGGAACTCTCGACGCGGATAACCCTTGTGAGCAGCACTTTACAGCGACAACTAAACGCGCACCTGATGGGTGATTTATAGTTAATATTCCTTTTTCTGACAGGGTTAATGAATTAGGAGAATCGTTCGAAATCGCAGAAAAACGACTGAACTGCGTGAAGCGAAAACTGCTGAAGGATCCGCTACTTAAGGACGGGTACTTTAATTTTATGAGTGAATATGAATCTTCAGGCGATATGACAGAAGTTCCTCCAGGATAAATTCAATCTGATTCTCCtacgtacgagggtggattgataagtttccggcctgactagtaatgccatctctatagaatgattcgtcaagctcctcaaaatacccatttacagcttcgattacttcttcattgtcccCAAATCTCTTACCGCCAAGCNNNNNNNNNNNNNNNNNNNNNNNNNNNNNNNNNNNNNNNNNNNNNNNNNNNNNNNNNNNNNNNNNNNNNNNNNNNNNNNNNNNNNNNNNNNNNNNNNNNNgaagatgtggactgtgactgcaccatatatctagtcgggagtggtgctgactgaaaacagatgatttggagcgattcgcgcgccatatgttgatCATTCTaatgacttattgaactaccctcgtatcattaaGCAGGTTAAAATGAGAATCGGCACGTTTTATGGAGACTGCAATCCTCCCTCAATAGACTTTTGACGCGGTCAGGTTTAGCATGGGCATTAAATGTTATAACTCGGTCTGCTTGAACAATCATCTCAGGACAAACTCCGAGGTtgccatttttccaaattttgaaatgtaccTAGGTTTATCTCTGGCAACATCGGAATCTGGCCTCCTCCCTTGCCTGCTCCTCAGCGGAGGACAGTCTTGAACTACCCTCGAACAACCTAACATCACTTTGCATTGTACCTCTACTCTTTTGTAACTTAGTTAACCACTCATATTTTGTTATACATTTGTGTACagtgatattaattgtttaaataaaggaaattaatgGAACAAACTTTCTTCAATATTAGCATGGTTACGCATGCAAACATTGGTCCTTCGAAACCGGatgaatttgaatcagtgaacaaatttaaacttttgattgAACTTTGATTATTGTGCACTTTCATGTAACCAGGCACTCGGTTAGTTAACTTCAGTGATAGTGTTCGTAATCATTTGGACTTTATAATCACCGGGCAGTTGTGATTATTTCGAACTTTGTGAAGTTGTGTTACTTTTACTTGGACTTGGAATTGACGAGTTTGCCGTCGAGCAGCTCTTGTGATACTATGTGATTGTGTCATACATTCCAGTGAGTGGTTACTGAAAATTAGCGTTCTGCAAGATTCGGACTTCAAATCCTTCCATTGAATTTTCGTATTTCTTCGATCATTTCGAATTCATTactcttgggtttaaaatttaaattttgaattgcactTATATTtacactttatttaaatttaactttgaactTTGCCTCTGAACTTGAAATTGAAAGTTGTGTTTGTGAAGTGTGGATGATTGCACTGCCCAGTCAATCAATTGCAACTGTGAGTGTGAACTTTGAACTCATATGTGGGATTACAAGGATAGATTTCTCATCTAGGACATGTGTCGCAGACTTGCTGAGAACCACGTCACTACAAGAACTAACGGTGAGTCTCCAAGTTAGAATCTTTCTTTCCCTAATCTCTCCTGTACATTTATTACTGAAAAATGGATCCTAAGCCACTATCAGATTTGAAAACTGAACGTAGTACGATACTCTCTAAGGTGACTCGCTTCAAAACTTTCCGGGATAATTTCGACAAAAGTAGCTCAGACGTAGGTGTGCTTAGttttaaattagagaaattaGAACCCCTCAACGATGAATTTGATCGTGTacagattttaattgaattacatCCAGATACTAACACTGAGGAACTTCGAGAGCAAGAAGaagaaaaatgcgaatttttcgaaaataggttTTGCGAAATAGTTGCGTCTGTTAGAGCTTACATAAAGAACCGCTTCTCCTCCGAATCCAATTAGAATCGCAGGCGGCTCTCCCCTTACAATAAACAGCGATTCGGGTTATAAGTTACCAAAAATGCCATTACCGACCTTTGATGGCACGTTCGACAACTGGATTAAATTTCGCGATTCCTTCGAAGCTATTGTTAACAGCAGAGATATTGCAAAGATtgacaaatttcattttctaaatcAGGCACTTCACGGGGATGCAGCCCGCGTAATTCAGTCTCTAGGTATTTCGGAAACAAATTATGACATCGCGTGGAAATGTCTAAAGGACCGATACGAGGACTCCGGTGCGCTTATTCACCATCATACAAAGGCACTTTGTGAATATaacataatttcaaaagaatcttTTATAGAATTGCGACAGTTTATTGACGATATTAATAGCAATTTTCGCGCGTTAAAAGCACTTAATGAACCCACTGACTAATGGGATACGCTACTATTATATCTCATGAGTAAAAAATTAGATTCCAATACTAAGCGTGAATGGGAAAAAAAGCAAGCGACTTTCAGTGAAAGAACGAAATTGAcggattttttaacttttttagagaATCACTGTAAATTCCTGTAACGGTCTCACGTCGAAAAATAGCCAACTCCCGCGTATTCTCAGGGCAAATCGACTGCGGCAAGTCACAACAAAAAACTAAGTGGCCAAATTTCATCGAATGTGGCTACAGAAAAATCAGCATGTGTTTTATGTTCAAAACCTCATGCACTTTATGATTGTACCGAATTTAAGAAACTGCCCATAAGCGAAAGATTAAgtgtagtaaaaaaatttcacctACGTTTTAACTGTCTTTTCTCTGGACATAGGAATAAAAACTGTCAATCAGGTTCATGTAGGGAGTGTTCAAAAAAGCATCACACATTAGTTCACATTGAATATAACTCTCCGTATGAGAAATCCGAACAAAATCAACAGCTGCCAAGTGAGCATGCCCAATCTCAAACTTCACATGTTGTAGGATCATCGCGAAGCAACGACGACGATGAAGAACCGTACGTaatactactaggcagtctgataagtacctgaaaattctaagagatggcattagtatagcctgtcaaaacttcagccatttatgtttacgcatttacaagttacagtactgagaagcgactaacctccgagttttttttaatatggaaaaatctgagtttNNNNNNNNNNNNNNNNNNNNNNNNNNNNNNNNNNNNNNNNNNNNNNNNNNNNNNNNNNNNNNNNNNNNNNNNNNNNNNNNNNNNNNNNNNNNNNNNNNNNaagctatctaaggatggtactatagaacgccacctcaaggtaggcctagtggcgccatctcttggtcaggccggaaacttatcaatccaccctcgtattaaagTCTATGAATTGAACACTGTGACTTATGGAACCACATCTGCCCCCTACCTGGCCACCCGCTGTTTGCGTCAACTTGGAGAGGAGGCGAAAGAAGAATATCCATCTGAACTATTGGCATCAGATATCTGATAGCACGGGCCAACTTGGTTATCACAGGACTCTGATAATTGGCCCATTTCAGAAGTTATCAATCTTGAAATCTTTCCTGGAATTAAAAGAAGCTGCATTTCAGATCAAGTTACCCTCACGAAtcaagattcaaccatttttgaaCGTTTCTCGTCCTTTGTAAAATTACTCAGGGTACTCTCATATTGTTTTCGAATCCGCAATACTTTAGCCAGGCCGACTACCGATTTCAAGATAGGATTTCTCACACCCCAAGAATTAAAGTACACGAAACATCGACTGATTAAATTGGCACAGGCAGAATCTTTTCGCACTGATATTCAATGTATTGAACAAAAAAGGGAACTTGCGAACTCTAGCAAACTTAAATCACTCACACCGTTTCTTGATGAATTCGGTCTTCTCAGAGTGGGCGGAGGGCTTAACAACGcatctcttccttttgataaaaaacatccCATTATATTACCGTCGGATCACCTGTTAACGAAGTTAATTATAAAGGACGAATATAAACGATTAATGCACGCTGGATGTCAAAGCGTGGTAGCATCTCTGCGAGAACAGTACTGGCCACTTTCATGTAAAAGCATTGTCAAGACAGTACTTCGAAAATGCGTGCAATGTTTCCGAGTCAAGCCAGTAGGTACAGAATATGTTATGGGAAACTTACCTGAAGGACGAGTCACACCAGTTCGTCCATTTAACTCCAGTGGAGTCGATTATGCAGGGCCGTACCTTGTTAAAGATAGAACTCGAAGTCGAACAAATACGAAGGCATATTTATGTATATTTGTATGCTTTGTGATAAAGGCCGTTCATTTAGGGTTAGCGATAGATTTAACGACCTACGGATTCTTAAGTTGCCTTCAACGTTTTATATCTCGGCGTGGTCGTCCTCAAAACATATACTCAGATAACGGAACAAATTTTGTCGCCGCTCGGAACGAGCTTAAGGAACTTGCGAAATTATTACGTGACTCTAAACACCAAGAAAATGTAACCAATTTTTCATCTCGAGAGGGAATAAATTGGCATTTTATTCCATCCCATGCCCCACACTTTGGCGGGTTATGGGAAAGCGCTGTCAAATCTATAAAGCACCACTTGAAGCGAGTCATCGGTGAGACTCAACTAACATTTTCTGAATTGTACACAGTACTGACTCAAGTTGAAGCTTGCCTAAATTCTCGTCCTCTGTCACCCTTATCCAACGATCTCAATGACCTTGAACCCCTAACTCCCTGACACTTCCTTATTGGAGACTCGTTGGTTGCTTTGCCACAACCAGACTTATCTCACATACAGGTCACACGACTGGACCGATACCAGCCCTTACAACGAATGGTCCAGCACTTTTGGCAACGCTGGCAGAAGGAGTATTTGCATAACCTCCAGCAGCGGTCTAAATGGTCACGAACAAATATTGATCCTATTAAATTAGGATCCTTGGTTCTTTTAAAGGAAGATCACCTTCCTCCTCTCAAGTGGCAGCTCGGACCAGTCTCAAAACTATGTGTTTTTCCCATCGACCAGCCCGTGATCAGTGATTGAAATCTGATTAAAATTCATGTAcacttgtaaaaaaaatgttttttctaatttggattttgttttagatttattattcaaacaatctGTATGTAATGcttattattcaaactttttgtatGTAGTGCTTATTATTTATAGGCGAATTTCATATAATTGCATTTAATTCTTGTTTAGAAAGGAGACCTTTCAAAGTGGGCGGAATGTTGGAGTGAATATAGATacagtaaaatttgtttgaattgaaaCTTTGAATGTTTGAACGACTGAGAGAAAGGCCCAAAAATCTTTCATCCTTCCATCTTAGTGTATCATTAAGCAGGGTAAAATGAGACTCGGCACGTTTTATGGAGACTGCAATCCTCCCTCAATAGACTTTAGACGCGGTCAGGTTTAGCATGGGCATTAAACGTTATAACTCGGCCTGCTTGAACAATCATCTCAGGACAAACTCCGAGGTtgccatttttccaaattttgaaatgtaccTAGGTTTATCTCTGGCAACATCGGAATCTGGCCTCCTCCCTTGCCTGCTCCTCAGCGGAGGACAGTCTTGAACTACCCTCGAACAACCTAACATCACTTTGCATTGTACCTCTACTCTTTTGTAACTTAGTTAACCACTCATATTTTGTTATACATTTGTGTACagtgatattaattgtttaaataaagcaAATTAATGGAACAAACTTTCTTCAATATTAGCATGGTTATGCATGCAAACacacatcatatctatatgtcagctgaaacaatcacggaacaaaaacacgtcttgctccaataaactctcaagtgtacgcgatctgtgaaaagttgtgccatccaaaattgtattatttttataaaaccccttccttgcgaAGTGGGAATATgtagtaatgtgacgactgttacagaaatgtcaaaaaggaatgttttttaggtggtGCAATCCactcattgccgattgcgtcgtgaattcacccggtgctccgcgcggataagGTGCGTTGCGACTTTAAGAGCGAGTTAAttaaaccgatcggatcggtagcagGTAATGTCCattgcactactattgtaatctcggttcagtggatttgacatgtcgttcagtatgtaatacgagggagtAGAGATTTTATTGAAAggtaaccgttgaattaaccttaatttcattgtgatatttacgaaatgctaagtgattttgacattctCACCCCCTtcttaagagcagtttatactgttacggttacaagaaaccctttacaattcttgataagtaaatattacatttcttttttctgcgtgcagCATATAGACTTATATTGAATGGAGGCGTCGAGTTGAAAACTCGATGAGTTTCAGGACCTTAAAATTTTATTGCGGAAAACGAAGTATGCCGAAAATGCAACAAAAATACAGCGTGAACAAAAATGCTAATGGCTATTAGGCTATTATGTGATGTTACGAATTATTATGCGATTATTACGTGTGAAGTGTACGTAGTAATACGCGCGTGAATTCACCCTCGTATTCCCTCAATCTTGCTTTGCTAACTTGTCTGAAGTTTACGGTTCTGGGTCTCCTCCTCAATCTTAATGATACAAGGCGGACATTTTCTCACTTACAAGCAATATTGAACGAACCTTGAGTATTGAACCTTGAATATTGTTGAAgggaaaaaattgcatttgtcgAGTTAACTCATaagagctgaaaattaaaaaaaaaaacattattacaaTTTTAGATTTATGGCTTTTATATTGTGCACGGAGAAAGATGAGTCTACTCAAGTTACAGGATTTGCAGTTAAAATAAGGGCAGTATAGCCTTTCTGTAAAGCTGAAGGAATTTTCTGCAGAGTTTACGGCTACTTTCTGTAAAATTTACAGACTTTTTGATTAGACTTTACCATTTAAAGATGCTAATTTCACGGAAAAGTTCAGTAAATATTGCAGAAGATATCcgtaaattgataaaaaaaactgaaaatttcggtaacaaaatgcagaaaatttgatCATCTTCACAGGAAACCTATGCTGTCCATATTTTAACTCAAAATCCTATAAGTTTAGCAAAAATTTTTTCTGCGTGCAATTTTCTGCTACGCAGAAAGAATCTATCTTCTGTTCATATTGTAGCTTGTTTGATAGATGATGAAGCGATAATATTTATCACCGATTTGAAATTTCCCATGCAATGTGCATAGTAAAATCTGAGTCAAACCTTGCAAATATTAAAACCTAGTAAaatctaaactaaaaaatttgccCATGCGTGGGCACactctcatcgcgcgctatgcgcgtggctcgcttcgctcgccagCTTGAGCGCGCCGaggacgcgcgactgttggttctcgcgctgcgcgctcaaaaatatatttgtctcgcgcttcgcgctggatAATGTATTTAACCCGCATTTGTGCGCATACCTTTTCActgtcttatttttattatttaaaaaatgcgaattatatataaataaaaattattattaaatattttactgcaacttgtgtagtttttccataaatttaatatgCTTATATTCAATATAGATGTAATGTAGGCGAAAAATGTtgctaaataaaatgttattgtatcttgtgtcctttttccaaaaagttaagttttttacttttaatatatttttataaccagagtttataacaaacttttagacatttttttggttaaacaacttttgtactGTAATTTTGTTCGCCTCTTgtgtaatttttccaaaaatgtattttttaaatgtttaatcttattttttacgattgaacgAAAATCTACTCTtcctatctaaaaaatattaataacaaatttatagatctttttaggatAAACAACtttagtctgttaattttagttcgtaccttgtgtcgtttttcgaaaaatgtattattttaatttttaatagcaacttatataattatattattattttaaatgtttttcacgactaaaaacaaaaactatgcgaattttttattttttgttattttttgtgtgatcaaaatttgaatttccaacttttcgaaaaaattccaaaatttgtcatgataatcttgtcgggctttcaaaaatcaacgtttctcttctcttgaccttttttcatttcatgcgttgtttggcttaaaatgttcattttgatttgtttttttttgagaacttgaaaatgatataactctgataattttccttctcataaaaaaagtcatgagaataaattgttgaagttttcgagtactataaatagccgcgcatagaatgtttaaattaaaaaaaatagtctcaaatatttagataatgcgcttacttttttaatttttatccaaaatagctgtttcacgatctctttctttctttttaggccttacaaaagtgtgccaaagcagaatccaatcggatcaatctttcgaaagttatcgtgcatAGAGAATACATattacaggcagacagacaccttcgtaaaaatcgttttttctgactcatgggatctcaaaacgtggagatttgatgaaaactgacaaagtgaaattttatataaaaccaaTAAGTTCTCATTATGGTGAGAATGTAATATAACGTTTACATAGGAGGTCGCAaggtttgaaaaacttaaaaaaataatcatgtgcaacatttatattttgcaaaaaattcaaaatagcggccatctcaattttcaaaagataaactttctctatattttccaattgaattgaggcaaaatagaaaaattgggtgcaatacaaaattttgatgaaaatcagaAT
It encodes:
- the LOC117171056 gene encoding uncharacterized protein LOC117171056; translated protein: MPLPTFDGTFDNWIKFRDSFEAIVNSRDIAKIDKFHFLNQALHGDAARVIQSLGISETNYDIAWKCLKDRYEDSGALIHHHTKDSDNWPISEVINLEIFPGIKRSCISDQVTLTNQDSTIFERFSSFVKLLRVLSYCFRIRNTLARPTTDFKIGFLTPQELKYTKHRLIKLAQAESFRTDIQCIEQKRELANSSKLKSLTPFLDEFGLLRVGGGLNNASLPFDKKHPIILPSDHLLTKLIIKDEYKRLMHAGCQSVVASLREQYWPLSCKSIVKTVLRKCVQCFRVKPVGTEYVMGNLPEGRVTPVRPFNSSGVDYAGPYLVKDRTRSRTNTKAYLCIFVCFVIKAVHLGLAIDLTTYGFLSCLQRFISRRGRPQNIYSDNGTNFVAARNELKELAKLLRDSKHQENVTNFSSREGINWHFIPSHAPHFGGLWESAVKSIKHHLKRVIGETQLTFSELYTVLTQVEACLNSRPLSPLSNDLNDLEPLTP